TTGGATCTTGTAATTCAAGCTCAATTGACAGCAGCAATTAACCGTCATGTTGTAAATACTACTACACCAAATCCAGGTCAGCAAAACTGGTATGATGCCTCAAAATATTATCAAGTAAACCCAACGAATCATTATTCTAAATTCTGGCACTTACCAGGAATCAATATCGATAATTTAGCTTACGGATTTGCTTATGATGATGTTGCAGACCAGTCACCATCACTTCATACGCCACAACCCACAAAAGTTATCGCTGTTTTTGGAGGATATTATGGACTTACAACACCTTCAGTTCCTGCGACTACAGATGTGGTTACGGTGTATAAAGATTGCAACTACGCAGGATTCTCTGGCGGATTAACCATTGGTGATTACAATTTAGCTCGTTTAAATTCATTAGGCGTTTTAAATGATGATATTTCGTCATTAAAAATCACTCAAGGATATCAAGCGATTTTATACATGGATGATAATTTTACTGGAACTTCAACCGTAATTAATGCTAGTAATTCATGCTTAAACACTACTTGGAATGATAAAGTAAGTTCAATCAGAATTATTGCTAATGGAACTACTACTTTAGGAAACCAGACTTTCTTTTTACAAAACAGAAACAGCGGTTTATACATGGACGTTTGGAATTCAAGTATGTCAAACGGAGCAGGAATCAACCAAGGTGCTTTAAATTCTGGAAACAACCAGAAATTTACATTCACGCACTTAGGCGATGGAATGTATAAAATCATTGCCAACCACAGCGGTATGTCAATGGATATCAATAACTTCAATAAAGCGAATGGCGCAAGAGTAGAGCAATATCCATACAATGCAACCACTAATCAGCAGTTTATTTTAGTTTCTACAGGAGACGGTTTCTATAAGATTGTAGCCCGTCACAGCGGAAGAATTGTTGAGGTGGCCAATGCAAGTACAGCTTCTGGCGCAATTGTACAGCAATGGGACAATAATAACCAAACTTGCGGACAATGGAAATTAGTTCCAGCAACTACTTCTCAGACATCAACTTTAATTCAGGCAGAAGATTATTCAGCAATGAGTGGTATTCAAGTAGAAGCGACGACAGATACAGGAGGAGGTTCGAATGTGGGTTACACAGAAACAGGTGATTGGTTAGCATACAACAACATCAATTTCCCAACAACGGGTTCTTATTTAATTGAATATAGAGTTGCAAGTGCTTCAGGCGGTGTACTTTCTTCAGATTTGAATGCTGGTACTATTGTTTTAGGAAATGTAACTGTTCCCAATACTGGAGGATGGCAGAACTGGCAGACAGTTTCTCAAACTGTAAATGTAAATGCCGGAACGTACAATTTCGGAATCTATATTCAGAATACTGGAATGAACATCAACTGGATAAAAATTACTAAAGTAGGTAATGCGGCGGCTAAAACGGCTTCGGTACAAACAGCAGCAGAAGAGCCAGAAACAACAGTTCTAAACATATATCCAAGTCCAGTAGAAAATACATTATTTACGACAACAGATCTTTCTGGAGGAGATGTAAAAATAGTTGACGCACAGTCTGGAAGTGCAGTTTTATCGAAAAAAGCAAATGGTAATAGTATCGACGTTTCGCATTTGAAACAAGGAATCTATCTAATTGTTTTCGAGAAAGACGGCAAACAAACGATTAAGCGTTTCATCAAGAAATAATTTAAGATTGCAAATGATATTTAAGATTTAAGATTTTAGATTTCAGATTGATTTATAAATAGATACTAATAATTGGAATTTGGCGCAGCCAAATTCCAATCTAAAATCTAAAATCTAAAATCTAAAATCTAAAATCTAAAATCTAAAATCTAAAATCTAAAATCTAAAATCTAAAATCTAAAATCTAAAATCCAAAAACATAACTCAAAAAACCGTCCCAACATTTACGAGTTTATTAATCTATTAAAACAATTATTATGAAAGACAATTACAAAAGAATGTCGGCAAAATGGATTCTCATTTTAGTATTGGGTGTGTTTAACTATTCGGTAGCCCAGCAGAAAAAAGTAATCGCGTATGTTCCTAACTGGATCGATTTAAATGCTTTTGCAAGCACAATTCAGTACAGTAAATTAACGCATATCAATATTGCGTTTGAAAATCCTGATGCCAATGGTTATTTAAGTTTTAATTCTGGAAATAATGCCATTATTAATACGGCGCATGCCAATAATGTAAAAGTTTTTGTTTCATTAGGCGGAGGATCAATTTCAGAAGGAGGTGCTATTCGTGACAATTATTTCAATTTAATCACAGCAGGTAATAGAACTGCATTCGTTCAAAAAATTTATGATTATGTTGTAGCTCATAACCTTGATGGAGTCGATGTAGATTTAGAAGGACCAGCAATCAACGGTGATTACGGAGGATTTGTAACTGCTTTAGCCAACAAACTTCATGCTAATGGTAAACTAATTACGGCAGCACTTTCAGAAGGCTATGGTGGAGCAAACGTACCTTCATCTGTTTTTTCAGCTTACGACTGGATCAACATTATGGCATATGATGCAACAGGACCTTGGGCACCAAACAATCCAGGACAACACTCTCCGTATAGTATGGCTGTCAATCAGTTTAATTACTGGACAGGAAGAGGATTACCAGCAAGCAAAGCCATCATTGGTGTTCCGTTTTACGGATACGGTTTTGGAGCTTCAGCCAATCAAGGAATTTCATATGCGAATATCGTAGCGCAATATCCAGGAGCTGAAAACCAAGACCAAGTTGGAAATACAATTTACTACAACGGAATCCCAACGATCAAACAAAAAACAACTTTTGCGATTCAAAATGCTGGAGGAGTAATGATCTGGGAATTATCTCAAGATGCAACAGGTTCAAAATCATTGCTAACTGCAATCAATCAAGTAATTACTGGAAGTAACCCTCCAACGGGAACAGGAACTTTAATTCAGGCTGAAAACTACAATACTATGAGTGGTGTTCAAACTGAACCAACAACTGATACAGGAGGAGGATTAAATGTGGGATACTGCGATACAGGAGACTGGATGGCATATTACAATATCAATTTCCCAACTTCAGGATCTTATGTAATTGAATACCGCGTGGCAAGTGCTGTTACAGGTGGAAGATTATCATCTGATTTAAATGCAGGAACAATCCAGCTTGGAAATGTAAATGTACCCAATACTGGCGGATGGCAGAACTGGCAAACGATTACACAAACTGTAAATGTAAATGCTGGAACTTACAATTTCGGGATATATGTTCAAAATACAGGTTTTAATTTAAACTGGTTCAGAATCACGAAATCAGGAGCTGCTTTGGCTGCGAAATCGGCTTCAGCTGCAACACAAGATTCGATTCCAAGTTTAACAGTATATCCAAATCCAACTGAAAGCCAGCTTTTCTTCAGCGCAGAAGTTTCAGGAGGAAATGTAAATATTATTGATACTGAAGGCGGAGCAACAGTTTCTTCACAAACAGTAAACAACAACAGCATTGATGTTTCCAGCCTTAAGAAAGGGATTTACCTAATCTCAGTAGAAAAAAACGGAATAAAAACAGTAAGACGTTTTATTAAAAAATAAATTTTTCAAAAAGTATTATTCTGCTGCAGAGCAGAATAATGCTTTTTATTTCTCATTAAAATTTAATGCATAGAAGTATACATCTGAAAATCAAAAGAGTTGGTTTTCACAGATCACTATTGCTTTTTTTTAAACAAAAGAAAAGCGGTTTAAGTGTTAAAAAAATGAATGTGACTTATGCGTTACAATTCTAAGTATTCCCTAAACCCCAATTATATGAAAAACAATTACAGATTTAGTTTAAGCGTGCTTGCATTTTTGATTTTTGGAAGTTTTGCTTTTGCACAGACCTCTTTAGGATCGAGTAAAACATTTATGAATAGTTTGAAAAAAGAACTGGGAAAAAATGCCACTTCAAAAGGAACAGAAAAAAGTATTCTGCTTCAAGCTGAAAAAACAAGTTTCAATGGAAAAATTAATTACAAAGAATCAAATGAATCAAGCGAATTTTTGATTGGAGAAATTAAAAGCATTCCTGAATCTTCTTTTTACATTAAAGTAAAAGACAAATCTCTGGAAGGTCATATTCTTCTAAAAAAAACAAAAGAAGCCTACAAATATTTCTCTGATGCAAAAGGAAATGCTTTTGTAGAAAAAGTAGATATCAATACTTTGGTTTGTATTGATTATAAAAACCTACCCACAAAAGATAATACCGCGAGTAA
This is a stretch of genomic DNA from Flavobacterium endoglycinae. It encodes these proteins:
- a CDS encoding glycosyl hydrolase family 18 protein, producing MKDNYKRMSAKWILILVLGVFNYSVAQQKKVIAYVPNWIDLNAFASTIQYSKLTHINIAFENPDANGYLSFNSGNNAIINTAHANNVKVFVSLGGGSISEGGAIRDNYFNLITAGNRTAFVQKIYDYVVAHNLDGVDVDLEGPAINGDYGGFVTALANKLHANGKLITAALSEGYGGANVPSSVFSAYDWINIMAYDATGPWAPNNPGQHSPYSMAVNQFNYWTGRGLPASKAIIGVPFYGYGFGASANQGISYANIVAQYPGAENQDQVGNTIYYNGIPTIKQKTTFAIQNAGGVMIWELSQDATGSKSLLTAINQVITGSNPPTGTGTLIQAENYNTMSGVQTEPTTDTGGGLNVGYCDTGDWMAYYNINFPTSGSYVIEYRVASAVTGGRLSSDLNAGTIQLGNVNVPNTGGWQNWQTITQTVNVNAGTYNFGIYVQNTGFNLNWFRITKSGAALAAKSASAATQDSIPSLTVYPNPTESQLFFSAEVSGGNVNIIDTEGGATVSSQTVNNNSIDVSSLKKGIYLISVEKNGIKTVRRFIKK
- a CDS encoding beta-1,3-glucanase family protein, whose translation is MKKNKLQRFSFLITLFLVFSALTYGQGPVPFTITNNSTFADSDLYVAIVGIDYTTGNHVWVNAKTSQVLPMNASYNTVTGPTYGGNTGPGQNSKYAACFTKLSEIPNKTFTLPLIAGCRVFISKGSQLYFYFFGASGAPSGYASPNPQNATDPNQGILYEMIELTNNQYGFFGNPTRVDSYKYPMGLELFGAGGYQKKVGDLKKHADIVAAFKANVPAEFQGCVNDATGEITAPSKTAAYAEGSGPYANYLKSYIDAIWNKYKNEDLIFYAGDAGVFKGRVIGEQLEMVGQSGAFVGRTGRVQNRPTTQEALEGKGVLDRRLVDGDLDLVIQAQLTAAINRHVVNTTTPNPGQQNWYDASKYYQVNPTNHYSKFWHLPGINIDNLAYGFAYDDVADQSPSLHTPQPTKVIAVFGGYYGLTTPSVPATTDVVTVYKDCNYAGFSGGLTIGDYNLARLNSLGVLNDDISSLKITQGYQAILYMDDNFTGTSTVINASNSCLNTTWNDKVSSIRIIANGTTTLGNQTFFLQNRNSGLYMDVWNSSMSNGAGINQGALNSGNNQKFTFTHLGDGMYKIIANHSGMSMDINNFNKANGARVEQYPYNATTNQQFILVSTGDGFYKIVARHSGRIVEVANASTASGAIVQQWDNNNQTCGQWKLVPATTSQTSTLIQAEDYSAMSGIQVEATTDTGGGSNVGYTETGDWLAYNNINFPTTGSYLIEYRVASASGGVLSSDLNAGTIVLGNVTVPNTGGWQNWQTVSQTVNVNAGTYNFGIYIQNTGMNINWIKITKVGNAAAKTASVQTAAEEPETTVLNIYPSPVENTLFTTTDLSGGDVKIVDAQSGSAVLSKKANGNSIDVSHLKQGIYLIVFEKDGKQTIKRFIKK